CTGACATTTCTGCCCTAAAAAGTGAGCTTCCCCAGGCAACGGTATTTTATGATGTAAATGGAGTTGTCGCAAGTAATATATCGGCTAATAAAAATGAGGGTGTTCCGATTGGGCAAGTAACTAATGAGATGAAAAATGCAGTAGTAGCAATAGAGGACCATCGCTTTTATCAACATCATGGCGTTGACTATATTGGAATTACAAGGGCGCTATTTCGGGATTTAAAGGCTGGTGGCGCTGTTGAAGGTGGAAGTACGATCACTCAGCAGTTGGCTAAGAATGTATTTTTGACATCACAAAAAACGTATAAAAGAAAAATAGACGAAATCTTTCTCGCAAAGAAAATTGAAAGGCAATATTCTAAGCAAGAAATTCTTCAAATGTATTTGAATCAGATCTATTTTGGAGACGGGGCTTGGGGAATAAAGAAGGCTTCCCAAAAGTATTTTGGGAAAGAGGCCAAAGACCTCACAGTTAGTGAATCAGCATTACTTGCAGGTTTAATTAAAGCACCTTCAGCATTAAATCCCTATGATCATTTGGAAAAAGCAAAAGCTCGACGTCATGTTGTATTAGTAGAAATGAAAAAGCAAGGATTTATCACCAATCAACAATTTGAAAAAGCTGAAAATGAAAAAATTGTTCTAAATGATAAAGGCAATGACCCATTTCGCGGCAAATACCCATACTATGTTGATCAGGTTCTTGATGAAGCAATTCATAATTATGGTCTTTCACAGGATGATTTATTAACAGGAGGATATAAAATATTTACGGAACTTGATCCGACCATGCAAACAGCAGCAGAAAAAACGTATCAAAATACTGCTCTTTTTCCAAAGGGATCAGATCGGCTTGTGCAAAGTGGAGCTGTTTTAATAGACCCGAAAACAGGCGGAGTTCGGGCGATTATTGGTGGAAGAGGAGAGCACACCTTTAGAGGGTATAACCGGGCCTCACATTTAAAAGCGCAGCCAGGATCATCATTTAAACCGATTGCTGTTTACACTCCGGCATTAGAACAAGGCTGGGGAATTACGGATATGTTAAAAGATGAGCCACTAAAATTTGGTAATTATCAACCAACCAATTATAACCACCAGTATGCAGGTGAAGTACCAATGTATGAGGCTGTGATGGAATCAAAAAATGTCTCAGCAGTCTGGCTTTTAAATGAAATTGGAATTGAACAAGGATTGGATTCGATTAAACGGTTTGGGATTCCACTTTCGAAAGGTGATCGTAATTTGTCGATTGCACTGGGGGGCTTAGAAAAAGGGGTATCCCCTATAGAAATGGCGGAAGCATTCTCTGTATACCCTAATAACGGGATTAGGATCAAAGCACATGTTATTAAAAAAATTGTTGATGTAAATGGAAAGATTGTTGCCGAGTGGAAAGAAAGTAAACACAGGGTGACGACAAAGGATGTTGCAAATAAAATGACGACTATGCTGCTTGGTGTAGTTGAACATGGAACAGGAAAAGGTGCTCAAGTTCCGGGAAGAGAAGTTGCCGGTAAAACAGGTTCAACCCAAGTACCTATTAAAGGCATCAATGGCGTTAAGGATCAATGGTTTGTAGGCTACACCCCACAATTAGTAGGTGCTGTATGGGTTGGCTATGATAAAACTGATAAGGATCATTATTTAACAACAACTAGCAGTGAAGGAGCAGCGATCGTGTTTCGAAATGTTATGGAAGGCGCTCTCCAAAATACGGAGCCAGAGAGCTTTGATGTCGAACATATTGGAACTTTAATTGAAAAGAAAAAGCAAGAGGAAGCAGAAAAAAATCAACAAAAATTTGATGACCAATTTAACAGTGAAGTTGATAAATGGAAAGAAAAATGGAATAAGCAAAAGGAAAAATGGGGAAAAAAATTAAAAGGTAACGGGCATGGCCACGGACACGGACACGGACACGGCCATTAACGAAAAATGGCAGGTTACAAAAGAAACCCATTAATTATAATTGCTGAGATAATCTTTTTTGAACAATTGACTGCATTTCGGGAATCATTAATACAGATGGAACATGTATCCACTTTTTCACAGCCTTACTCCTTTCACGTTTCATATTCACACGATAGAATAGGTATATGAAAGAGTGTTGAGTATTTTTGAAAGGGGTAGGTCTAAATGTTAACTTTAATTAAAAATGGTGAAATTTATGCGCCTCATTTTTTAGGGAAAAAGGATATTTTAATTGTCGATCAAAAGATTGGCTATATAAAAGACCAAATTGAGTTACCAAATCAATTCGTTGATATAAAAGTAATAGACGCTAAGGGAAAATTAGTTGTCCCCGGATTCATTGATGCACATGTACATATTGTTGGTGGAGGTGGTGAAGGAAGTTACCGAACACGAACACCAGAAATCCAATTATCGGATGCAACCTTAGCGGGTGTAACAACACTTATTGGTGTCATTGGTACTGATGGCACAACGAGAACGATGACGAATCTAATAGCCAAAGCACGGGGGCTTGAGGAGGAAGGAATCACCTGTTATATTCAAACAGGTTCTTATCAAGTTCCACTTAAAACAGTAACAGGTAGAATTGAAGATGACATTATATTAATTGATAAAATAATTGGTGTTGGCGAAGTGGCCATTGCAGATCATCGTTCATCACAGCCAACATCAGAAGAAATAGCGAAAATTGCTGCTGCTGCAAGAGTGGGTGGCCTACTTTCTGGAAAAGCAGGAATTGTAAATGTGCATGTTGGGGATGGCTACGATCACTTGAATGTTATTCTTGATGTTGTAGAAAACACTGAGATTCCAATCAAGCAGTTTTATCCGACCCATATTAATAGGAATCCACATCTGTTTGAAGAAGGCATTCAATATGCAAAAAAGGGCGGATATGTTGATTTCACAACAAGTTCGATTCCTAAGTTTTTTGAAGAGGGCGAAATAAAATGTAGTGTTGCTTTAAAAAGGATGCTTGACTCTAATATCGATATTTCTCAGATGACATTTACGTCTGATGGGCAAGGGAGCCTTCCTGATTTTAATGAATTTGGTGAATTAGTTGGCTTGAAGGTTGGAAAGGTTTCAACTTTATACGATGAGGTGCGTGATGCAGTACTAGAAGAAAAGATACCTTTGGAAGTAGCATTAAGAGTAATCACACAAAACCCAGCGGCAATATTAAAATTACCACAAAAAGGGATTATTGCTGAAGGTAAAGATGCAGATTTGGTTCTTTTAAATAAGGATGATCTGACAATTGATTCTGTTATTGCACTTGGGAAATTGATGGTAAGTGAAAAATTGCCTATTGTAAAAGGTACGTTTGAATAAATGAAAAAGGCCTAAATTAAGTTAAGGACCGCTTTCCTTATCACAAAACCTAGATGTACAAATTAATATATATACCAAATTTCACTGCAAATTGTGTCGCTTTTGGTTTGTTAAAGGTTAAAAAGCTCAGTTTTTCTGGGCTTTTTCTTGGCTAATCAGAATTTATATCCATAAATTCTTCTAGGGCATAAGTGCAACTACGCCTCTGTCATCGCCCTTAAGGGCGAATTCTCCACGACCGCTATGATATTCTATTAGGCTTTTGAAAACTGAATTTTATCACATCGATAAGTAGCCCCAATAAAACAAAGCTGGCAAAATGAATAAGATAGGCTAACAAAGAATAATGGATATATATACTGCTAGGTTCTTTTAACTGTAATTTTTCGACAACAATTAAGGAGTAATTTTCGCCAATAAATAGTTTTAAAATCGGATTAAATCCGAGAAGTAAATTTGCGTTTTCACTTCCAAAACTATCAAAAACAATTATTATAAGAGCAATAAAGCTCAAACCAAATGAAAAACTGATAAGATTAACTATTTTCTTCAAATAATGCACCTCCTGTAAATTCCTAATATATATCTTATTTCAATATTTTAACATTTCTAGAGGCCCTAAGAGTATAATAAATTTCATTCACAACTATTTTTAAAAAATAGTACTAAAAAGTTTTGAACTATATATCCATGCTAATCGTCATATAAAAGTAAGCTTATTAAATAAAAAGGGATGATCGAGAGAGAGAGGGCAAAATTGAATGGATGAATGGATTAGAAAAGCAAAAGAAGGAGATCATCATGCTTTTGCCTTCCTTTTTAAAGAAAACTATCCCTTCCTTGTAAAGTATTTAATGAAAGTGACAATGAACCCTGATACTGCTGAAGAGCTTGCGCAGGAAACGATGGCAAAATGCGTTCAAAAAATTCAGCTTTACAATGGAAAAAGTAAGTTTTCTTCATGGCTGATTACCATTGCCACTAATACATACATTGACCAGTGCAGAAAGAAAAAACGTGAAAAAAACTGGCTAGGACAAGAAGAAATAAACAGAAGGCTAAAATGGCATTTTGAAAGTAGGAATGAAGAGTGGAATGATGCTTTAACTGTCCTTGGGAAATTATCAGAAGGTTTACGTGTCCCTATTATCTTGAAGCATTATTATGGTTATTCTTATGAAGAAATAGCTGATATGATGAAAATTTTACCTGGAACGGTTAAATCTAGGGTACATAATGGTTTAGTAATTGTTAGAAGGGAGTTGAAAATGGATGAAGAAACAGAGAGTTATGATTCTAAACGAACAACAAGATAATAACGACGTAGAAACTTTTCATATTCTTAAACAAGGATTAGATCAAGTTGAAACCTTTCCTTTTAATACACCTGACCGTCAATGGTTTGAGAAAATGGTACTAGAAGAACAACATCAACAAAAAAA
The Neobacillus sp. PS3-40 genome window above contains:
- a CDS encoding penicillin-binding protein 1A, with amino-acid sequence MSKFFNKEIFYNWKKWHMNQVVVLSFSTIILSVMGFFHFSLNDADISALKSELPQATVFYDVNGVVASNISANKNEGVPIGQVTNEMKNAVVAIEDHRFYQHHGVDYIGITRALFRDLKAGGAVEGGSTITQQLAKNVFLTSQKTYKRKIDEIFLAKKIERQYSKQEILQMYLNQIYFGDGAWGIKKASQKYFGKEAKDLTVSESALLAGLIKAPSALNPYDHLEKAKARRHVVLVEMKKQGFITNQQFEKAENEKIVLNDKGNDPFRGKYPYYVDQVLDEAIHNYGLSQDDLLTGGYKIFTELDPTMQTAAEKTYQNTALFPKGSDRLVQSGAVLIDPKTGGVRAIIGGRGEHTFRGYNRASHLKAQPGSSFKPIAVYTPALEQGWGITDMLKDEPLKFGNYQPTNYNHQYAGEVPMYEAVMESKNVSAVWLLNEIGIEQGLDSIKRFGIPLSKGDRNLSIALGGLEKGVSPIEMAEAFSVYPNNGIRIKAHVIKKIVDVNGKIVAEWKESKHRVTTKDVANKMTTMLLGVVEHGTGKGAQVPGREVAGKTGSTQVPIKGINGVKDQWFVGYTPQLVGAVWVGYDKTDKDHYLTTTSSEGAAIVFRNVMEGALQNTEPESFDVEHIGTLIEKKKQEEAEKNQQKFDDQFNSEVDKWKEKWNKQKEKWGKKLKGNGHGHGHGHGHGH
- the iadA gene encoding beta-aspartyl-peptidase, encoding MLTLIKNGEIYAPHFLGKKDILIVDQKIGYIKDQIELPNQFVDIKVIDAKGKLVVPGFIDAHVHIVGGGGEGSYRTRTPEIQLSDATLAGVTTLIGVIGTDGTTRTMTNLIAKARGLEEEGITCYIQTGSYQVPLKTVTGRIEDDIILIDKIIGVGEVAIADHRSSQPTSEEIAKIAAAARVGGLLSGKAGIVNVHVGDGYDHLNVILDVVENTEIPIKQFYPTHINRNPHLFEEGIQYAKKGGYVDFTTSSIPKFFEEGEIKCSVALKRMLDSNIDISQMTFTSDGQGSLPDFNEFGELVGLKVGKVSTLYDEVRDAVLEEKIPLEVALRVITQNPAAILKLPQKGIIAEGKDADLVLLNKDDLTIDSVIALGKLMVSEKLPIVKGTFE
- the sigY gene encoding RNA polymerase sigma factor SigY codes for the protein MDEWIRKAKEGDHHAFAFLFKENYPFLVKYLMKVTMNPDTAEELAQETMAKCVQKIQLYNGKSKFSSWLITIATNTYIDQCRKKKREKNWLGQEEINRRLKWHFESRNEEWNDALTVLGKLSEGLRVPIILKHYYGYSYEEIADMMKILPGTVKSRVHNGLVIVRRELKMDEETESYDSKRTTR